Proteins co-encoded in one Listeria ivanovii subsp. ivanovii genomic window:
- the cyoE gene encoding heme o synthase translates to MNQIEKTGEFSASRFTVRDFTELVKIGIVNSNTITAFTGMWLAFQLNGISFIQNVDVIFFTIVGSALIVAASGAFNNVIDRDIDGIMERTKNRPTMTGKISGKRALMVAIALGLVGTIMLFMTTWQAGLLGVIGVFLYVVVYSLYAKRKLVSNTIIGSFSGAVPPLIGWFAVEPSFSIVPIMLFLVMFCWQPPHFYAIAIKRKEEYAAAGIPMLPVVKGIERTKKSMFFWVVLLTILPFFMFDLGIVYVILATLLNIGWLALSIYGFKMEDSIKWARWMFVYSLNYMTILFVAMVVISIFL, encoded by the coding sequence GTGAATCAGATAGAAAAAACTGGGGAGTTCTCGGCGAGTAGATTTACTGTCCGTGATTTTACCGAGCTTGTGAAAATTGGTATCGTAAATTCCAATACGATTACTGCTTTTACAGGAATGTGGTTAGCCTTTCAGTTAAATGGTATTTCTTTTATCCAAAATGTAGATGTGATATTCTTTACTATCGTCGGTTCAGCACTTATTGTAGCTGCTTCGGGCGCTTTTAATAATGTCATCGACCGGGATATTGATGGAATTATGGAACGAACTAAAAACAGGCCAACAATGACTGGGAAAATATCCGGGAAACGTGCCTTAATGGTCGCTATTGCTTTAGGTCTTGTCGGAACGATTATGCTCTTTATGACAACTTGGCAAGCAGGTCTGCTAGGCGTTATTGGTGTCTTTTTGTATGTCGTCGTTTATTCACTTTATGCAAAAAGAAAATTAGTTAGTAATACAATTATTGGTAGTTTTTCAGGAGCTGTACCGCCGCTTATTGGGTGGTTTGCTGTCGAACCAAGTTTTAGTATTGTACCAATAATGTTATTCCTTGTGATGTTTTGTTGGCAACCACCGCATTTTTATGCAATTGCTATTAAACGGAAAGAAGAATATGCCGCTGCTGGGATTCCAATGTTACCAGTAGTAAAAGGCATTGAAAGAACGAAAAAAAGCATGTTTTTCTGGGTTGTCTTATTAACCATCCTACCGTTTTTCATGTTTGATTTAGGTATCGTTTATGTTATTTTAGCCACCTTGCTAAATATCGGTTGGCTCGCACTTAGCATATATGGTTTTAAAATGGAAGATAGTATCAAATGGGCTAGATGGATGTTCGTTTACTCATTAAACTATATGACGATTTTGTTCGTCGCGATGGTAGTCATTTCGATTTTCCTATAA
- a CDS encoding COX15/CtaA family protein, translating into MKKFLKIWSVLTIICMTVVVFGGALVTKTGSADGCGNSWPLCNGQLVHLTDVTPEKLIEFMHRMTTGISSIFVIVLAICAWIYMKDRRETKPLAIVAVLFLIIQALMGMAAVVWGQNPYIMALHFGISIICYASIVLLALMIFEVDRKFDARNLVMGTKLRINIYALTIYTYLAVYTGALVRHEKASMAVPVWPFENGKFIMPDSVQDYVQYFHRLAAFILIVWLLYVTWLVFRDYRRYRVLTFSMILSLVFIALQAVTGALSVYTGVNLYIALAHSLIITMLFALLCYLCLLASRSKSNRLRIK; encoded by the coding sequence ATGAAAAAATTCTTGAAAATTTGGTCTGTCTTAACTATTATTTGTATGACTGTCGTCGTATTTGGCGGCGCGCTAGTAACAAAAACTGGTTCCGCAGATGGTTGCGGTAATAGTTGGCCTTTATGTAATGGGCAATTAGTTCATTTAACAGATGTAACACCTGAAAAATTAATTGAATTCATGCATCGAATGACAACTGGTATTAGTTCTATTTTTGTAATTGTTCTAGCCATTTGTGCTTGGATTTATATGAAAGATCGGCGGGAAACAAAACCGCTAGCGATTGTTGCGGTGTTGTTTCTAATTATCCAAGCGCTTATGGGGATGGCTGCTGTTGTTTGGGGACAAAATCCATATATCATGGCATTGCACTTTGGAATTTCGATTATTTGTTACGCATCGATTGTATTACTCGCGTTAATGATTTTTGAAGTAGATCGAAAATTTGATGCTAGAAATTTAGTAATGGGTACAAAACTCCGGATAAACATTTATGCATTAACAATTTATACGTATTTAGCTGTTTATACAGGAGCGCTTGTCCGTCATGAGAAAGCAAGTATGGCCGTTCCAGTTTGGCCATTTGAAAACGGAAAATTTATTATGCCAGATTCCGTGCAAGATTATGTGCAATATTTTCACCGACTAGCCGCATTCATCTTAATTGTTTGGCTACTCTATGTCACTTGGTTAGTTTTCCGCGACTACAGAAGATATCGTGTGCTCACTTTTAGTATGATTTTGTCACTTGTGTTTATTGCCCTTCAAGCAGTTACTGGTGCATTATCAGTATATACAGGGGTAAACTTATATATCGCACTGGCACATAGCTTAATTATTACGATGCTTTTTGCCTTGTTATGTTACTTATGTTTACTCGCATCCAGAAGCAAAAGCAATCGCTTGCGAATAAAATAA
- a CDS encoding potassium channel family protein — MDKTKRRMIYESFMLVLIILSLALLPYHNSFTFILNWIIWVIFTLDYVVRFYRADNKWHYVKTHPFQLIAIIPFYGGFRAARIASFVHLLSITAMGKRYIVPIYNFFRSNGLNRFLMIFILLVIIIPVPMVFIEPEINNYPDALWWAIVTATTVGYGDIVPVTPIGRILAAIMMLFGIAFIGMITSTITNFFRAKKTVSTSTQRTSKITQLIAETPDLTKEEIAVVEQFLNLRKNELTDSKQKSDAH; from the coding sequence TTGGACAAAACAAAGAGAAGAATGATTTATGAGTCATTTATGCTTGTTCTCATAATTTTATCGCTTGCCCTTTTACCCTATCACAATTCTTTTACGTTTATTCTGAATTGGATTATTTGGGTGATTTTTACGCTGGATTATGTGGTCAGGTTTTATCGGGCTGATAACAAATGGCATTACGTCAAGACACATCCATTCCAGTTAATTGCCATTATCCCGTTTTATGGTGGGTTTAGGGCGGCGCGGATTGCTAGCTTTGTCCATCTCTTAAGTATTACCGCAATGGGAAAACGTTATATAGTTCCAATTTATAACTTTTTCCGCTCTAATGGGTTAAATCGCTTCTTAATGATTTTTATTTTACTCGTGATTATTATTCCGGTTCCCATGGTATTTATCGAACCAGAGATAAATAATTACCCAGATGCACTTTGGTGGGCAATTGTTACGGCTACAACTGTTGGTTACGGGGATATTGTTCCTGTTACTCCGATTGGTCGAATCCTAGCGGCCATTATGATGTTATTTGGAATTGCTTTTATCGGGATGATTACTAGTACAATCACTAATTTCTTTCGTGCCAAGAAAACTGTTTCTACTAGCACACAAAGAACGAGTAAAATCACACAGCTAATTGCCGAAACTCCTGACCTTACAAAAGAAGAAATAGCAGTTGTCGAACAGTTTTTGAATTTAAGAAAAAACGAACTGACGGATAGTAAACAAAAAAGTGATGCCCACTGA
- a CDS encoding alkyl/aryl-sulfatase, protein MSKEILPKEATSFTKEVNNAVKDALPFENTKDFEDAKKGFIGTWDKVEVTDENGKRIWSLDDYQFIGDGDAPDSVNPSLWRISQLNMTNGLFKVTERVYQVRGYDMANTTIMEGDTGLIITDTLTSVETARAALELYYEHRPKKPIKAIIYTHSHGDHYGGVAGLVSKEDVASGKVALIGPEGFMEHAVSENVFAGNAMVRRAEYMYGSRLSRSELGQVDAGLGKTLSTGHMSLIAPNDTITFDHEKRTVDGIEIEFLMAPNTEAPSEHLMYFPQFKLINIAEDAVHNLHNILTLRGAQIRDAYAWWKDIDKAIRAFGDKYAICIGQHHWPTWGNEEINDMLIHQRDAYKYMHDQTLHFINKGLTATEVAEAVKFPPSLEEKWYVRGYYGTLNHDVKAIYQFYLGWYDGNPANLYPLPPEEVAKKYVEFMGGVDEVLKKARVSYEAGEYRWVAEVVKHAVFADDKSEEARGLLADALEQLGYQSESASWRNVYLASAYELRNSLPTEVLNTVTLDVVEGMPFDLVLDYMGIRLNGEKAIDKRVSMNWKLTDTEEKYNVLLNNSVLTYRDAEEDANADVVLTTTRDTFNHIFGGVKTFKEAFADQSIKLEGNAEKFDEFASLLDEFNPVFNIVTP, encoded by the coding sequence ATGTCCAAAGAGATATTACCGAAAGAGGCAACAAGCTTTACTAAAGAGGTTAATAATGCTGTGAAAGATGCTCTACCCTTTGAAAATACGAAAGATTTTGAAGATGCAAAAAAAGGCTTTATCGGAACGTGGGATAAAGTGGAAGTAACAGATGAAAATGGAAAACGAATTTGGAGTCTAGATGATTATCAATTTATCGGAGACGGGGATGCACCAGATTCTGTTAACCCAAGTTTGTGGCGTATTTCGCAACTTAATATGACGAATGGTTTATTTAAAGTAACGGAACGTGTCTATCAAGTTCGTGGTTACGACATGGCTAATACAACTATCATGGAAGGGGATACGGGGCTTATTATTACTGATACGTTAACTTCTGTTGAAACTGCTCGTGCAGCATTAGAACTTTATTATGAGCATCGTCCCAAAAAACCAATTAAAGCAATTATCTATACGCACTCGCACGGTGATCACTATGGTGGTGTAGCTGGACTTGTTAGTAAAGAAGATGTGGCTTCTGGAAAAGTTGCCTTAATTGGACCAGAAGGATTCATGGAACATGCCGTAAGTGAAAATGTTTTTGCAGGAAATGCAATGGTTCGTCGTGCAGAATATATGTATGGAAGCCGCTTATCTCGTAGTGAACTAGGTCAAGTAGATGCTGGATTAGGGAAAACACTTTCTACAGGTCATATGTCACTCATTGCACCAAATGATACCATTACTTTTGATCATGAAAAACGTACAGTAGATGGTATTGAAATAGAGTTCCTAATGGCACCAAATACAGAAGCACCATCAGAACATTTAATGTACTTTCCGCAATTTAAATTAATCAATATCGCTGAAGATGCAGTACATAATCTGCATAATATCTTAACGCTTCGTGGCGCACAAATCCGTGATGCCTATGCGTGGTGGAAAGATATTGATAAAGCGATTCGCGCATTCGGGGATAAATATGCGATATGTATCGGTCAGCATCACTGGCCAACTTGGGGCAACGAAGAAATCAATGATATGCTAATTCATCAACGTGATGCCTATAAATATATGCATGACCAAACGTTGCATTTTATCAATAAAGGTTTAACTGCGACTGAAGTAGCTGAAGCAGTCAAATTTCCACCATCTTTAGAAGAAAAATGGTATGTAAGAGGCTATTATGGAACATTAAATCATGACGTAAAAGCTATCTATCAATTCTATCTTGGTTGGTACGACGGAAATCCAGCAAATCTTTATCCACTACCCCCAGAAGAAGTTGCTAAAAAGTATGTTGAATTTATGGGCGGCGTGGATGAGGTCTTGAAAAAGGCTCGTGTATCCTATGAAGCAGGAGAGTACCGCTGGGTTGCTGAAGTGGTAAAACATGCGGTATTCGCGGACGATAAAAGTGAAGAAGCAAGAGGGTTATTGGCAGATGCTTTGGAACAATTAGGCTATCAATCTGAGTCTGCTTCATGGCGGAATGTGTATTTAGCTTCAGCATATGAACTCCGTAATTCTCTTCCAACAGAGGTTCTTAATACGGTAACACTGGATGTGGTAGAAGGTATGCCGTTTGACTTGGTTCTAGACTATATGGGCATTCGCTTAAATGGTGAAAAAGCTATCGATAAACGAGTTTCTATGAACTGGAAATTGACTGACACAGAAGAAAAATATAATGTATTACTAAATAATTCTGTGCTAACATATCGAGATGCAGAAGAAGATGCTAATGCCGACGTAGTTTTAACTACAACTAGAGATACTTTTAATCATATTTTTGGTGGTGTGAAAACATTTAAAGAGGCATTTGCTGATCAAAGCATTAAACTAGAAGGGAATGCTGAGAAATTTGATGAATTTGCTTCCTTGCTAGATGAGTTTAACCCCGTATTCAATATTGTTACACCTTAA
- a CDS encoding MOSC domain-containing protein: MERKIVHLAVGKPKELTLGNNKQMVTGIEKKSVDVAYLTMTGFENDAPHNLKYHGGLDRTVCIYPVEHYQKWEKMFGEKLQMSAFGENLIVTNMLEEEVQIGDKFQIGEVVIQVTEARNPCSTIEKFNAIPNLYKAIRETGFTGYLCRTITPGEIKQQDKIKQIHQESHGVTVAICHDKVLHKHGTKKDLLQILSVESLSDRYREQVDKLLKK; this comes from the coding sequence ATGGAACGAAAAATAGTACATTTAGCAGTTGGAAAGCCAAAAGAATTAACTTTGGGAAATAACAAGCAAATGGTGACAGGAATTGAAAAAAAATCTGTTGATGTGGCCTATTTAACAATGACTGGTTTTGAAAATGATGCCCCACATAATTTAAAATATCACGGAGGATTAGACAGGACTGTATGTATTTATCCAGTGGAGCATTATCAAAAATGGGAAAAAATGTTTGGTGAGAAGTTGCAAATGAGTGCTTTTGGTGAAAACTTGATTGTGACCAATATGTTGGAAGAAGAGGTCCAAATTGGCGATAAGTTCCAAATTGGTGAAGTAGTTATTCAAGTTACAGAAGCAAGAAATCCATGTAGTACAATTGAAAAATTCAATGCCATCCCTAACCTTTATAAAGCAATTCGAGAAACTGGATTTACTGGCTACTTGTGTCGAACGATTACACCAGGAGAAATAAAACAACAGGATAAAATAAAACAAATTCACCAAGAAAGCCACGGGGTTACAGTAGCAATTTGCCATGATAAAGTGTTGCATAAACACGGTACAAAAAAGGATTTATTACAAATTCTCTCAGTAGAATCCTTATCTGATCGTTACCGCGAGCAAGTAGATAAATTACTTAAAAAATAA
- a CDS encoding YcnI family protein, giving the protein MKKIISSFIILLAVLFVPFQASAHVSVFPSESTVAAWETYTMKVPSEKAVASKKIVLKIPKDTSFESYEPVQGWKTTIDKKNNTVTWQTEGNGIEQGQFQRFSFIAKNPSETGDIAWNAYQYYEDGSIVEWVGAEDSETPHATTKIIKESTKTSAGSHGEVIAGAENTSSDSSATNDDKILLWTALAISVLALITGILAILNRKK; this is encoded by the coding sequence ATGAAAAAAATCATCAGTTCATTTATTATTTTGTTAGCTGTTTTATTCGTACCATTTCAAGCAAGTGCACATGTCTCTGTATTTCCAAGCGAATCCACTGTAGCAGCATGGGAAACCTATACGATGAAAGTCCCTTCTGAAAAAGCTGTTGCTTCTAAAAAAATCGTTCTAAAAATACCGAAAGATACTTCTTTTGAATCATATGAACCTGTTCAAGGATGGAAAACAACGATTGATAAGAAAAATAATACAGTTACGTGGCAAACAGAAGGGAATGGGATCGAACAAGGACAATTCCAACGCTTCAGTTTTATTGCTAAAAATCCAAGTGAAACAGGAGACATCGCATGGAACGCCTATCAATACTATGAAGATGGTTCGATTGTCGAATGGGTTGGCGCAGAAGATTCTGAAACCCCTCATGCAACAACGAAAATAATTAAAGAATCCACGAAAACTTCTGCTGGATCTCACGGAGAAGTAATCGCTGGCGCTGAAAATACATCTAGTGATAGTAGTGCAACAAATGATGATAAAATTCTATTATGGACAGCACTTGCAATTAGTGTTCTTGCATTAATCACCGGTATTCTCGCTATTTTAAATCGAAAAAAATAG